In Deferribacterota bacterium, the genomic stretch CAAGAGAAAAAAGCTCATCAGCTAAAGCTTTTTTGGTTTCACCACTAAGTAGTCTACCTGCATCAAAATCTATCCAATTTTTCTTTCTTTTATATAAAACACTATTAGTAGAAATTTTAAATGTTGGCACAATTGTACCAAAGGGTGTACCTCTACCTGTTGAAAATAATATTATGTGACAGCCTGCTGCAGCTAAAGCTGTTGTTGAGACACCATCGTTGCCTGGCGCATTTAAAAGATTTAATCCATTCTTTGTAAGAGTATCTCCATAATCTAATACATCAACAACTAGAGAGCTACCCCCTTTTTGTGTACAACCAAGTGATTTTTCCTCTAATGTTGAAATACCACCTTCAATATTGCCTGTAGAAGGATTTTCATATATTGGTTGATTATGGAATATAAAATATTTTTTAAAATTATTAATCAATTTTACAATTTTCTCAAAAACATGCTTATCTATAGCTCTTTCCATCAATATCGTTTCGGCTCCAAACATCTCTGGCACCTCGGTCAAAATAGTTGATCCGCCTAGTGCTATTAAAATATCTGAAAATTCACCAATAATTGGATTTGCAGTGATGCCTGAAAATCCATCTGAACCACCACATTTAAGCCCTACAATTAATTCTCCTACATCAATCGCTTCTCTTTTGAATTGACTGGCATAATTAACTAATTCTTTAATTAATAGTAATCCTTCTTCTAATTCATCTTCCACATCCTGACATGTCATAAATTTTACTCTATCTGGATTATAATCGTTAAGAACCTTTTTGAAAGCTTCAATATGATTATTTTCACACCCTAAACCTAAAATTAAAACTCCTGCCGCATTCGGATGATTTGTTAGAGAGGCTAAAATTTTCTGGGTCGATAAAAGATCTTCTCCAATCTGTGAACACCCATAGGGATGTGTTAAAGCATAAAAGCCGTCAATATTTATAATATCAATAAATCTTTTAGAGGATTCTTTAGCCAAAAGCTCTGCAATCCTATTTATGCACCCAACAGTAGGTATAATCCATATTTCATTGCGCACACCGGCTTTCCCATCGTCACGTCTGAAGCCTTGGAATGATTTGCCGGGAGCATTTATAACCTTTCCCCCTTTTTCAATTTTAATGGGATTGTATTTATAATCTAAGATTTCACCTAGATTTGTTTCTATATTATGAATGTGCACATGGCTTCCCTTTCTAATATCTGCTTTTGCCCTGCCAATGGGAAAACCATACTTAATTATCTGCTTACCACTTTTTATATCATCTAACGCAATTTTATAGCCACTTTTTATATCCTCTAATACATTTATTTGACTATTATTGATTAATATTGTCTCACCCTTTTTCACATCTCTTAATAAAACTGCAACGTTGTCTTTTTTATTAATTTTTATTGCATCCATTTATTCCTCCAATAAAACTCATAAATCAAAGGTCTCTAAATTTCCATTACTATCAAAGGGCATCTCTGTCAGATTACTTAAAATTTCTATATTTTTATTCTTTTCTGCTTCTGGTAATAAAGACTCTGAAATATAAATTTCATTTAAATGAAGTGTGTCCTTTATCCTAACAATTTTTGCTTTGGTTATATCAAAGGCATTACATGTCTTTATAGCCGCCTTTATAGCATCCATATCATTTTCAAGTATAGTAGGTAAATGTGTTGGTGTAACTACAGTAGATGTTAAACCATTTACATAGGTTGCCTCAAAATTAATTTTATCAGCAAGTTTTCTAGTGGCAAAATCAGCTGTTCCCATTCCATTTGCATTACCATAGGTGTGTTCTGTCAGATCTAAAACAACCATCTTTGAAACAGAGGGTCCACCATAAGCATAGGGCGTTGGATACCTGCCTGTTATATTTGGGTCCATTCCATCACCTGAGATATCTTTTCCTATTCTATCTATAATTAGCACATCAATTTCATCAAAATATATTTTAGCCATATTCTCTTTAGCTAATTTCAAAAGCCTTTTGTCTGTTTCAACGAGATTATCTTTTTTGACAACTTCAATTTTCATTATATTATCATAGGCATTTTCTACTGTCCCAATAGCAAATAGAATTGGAGCTTTATTTAAGATGACATCTGTCATTTTAATAATATTTTCCTCCATATATTTAAAACCCAAGGCATGACAGGATTCTGCACCTTTTTGTTTCCCAAGACCAATAACTAACATTTTACATAAACCGCTTTCAATCTCACCCCTAAAAGCAGTATGTGGTTTTACTCTATTAATAACGATTATTCCATCTGAGTTATATGCAAGTTTATCAATATAGACAGGCAGGCTATTATCAATTTTGCCGATTTTTACAACCTCCATTGATGACTTTATAGGACAACCCATGTTATCTTCTGTTATATTTAATTCTCTTAAAACATCTTTCTGCCCCTCAGCAGTAGCTCC encodes the following:
- a CDS encoding lactate racemase domain-containing protein; the protein is MSVINELLKNIEIPRMLKIKQFFSNCTINDVENKLNEKLNDIDVLRNIKKGVKIAVAVGSRGVRDIDIITKTVINDLKNRGLEPFIIPAMGSHGGATAEGQKDVLRELNITEDNMGCPIKSSMEVVKIGKIDNSLPVYIDKLAYNSDGIIVINRVKPHTAFRGEIESGLCKMLVIGLGKQKGAESCHALGFKYMEENIIKMTDVILNKAPILFAIGTVENAYDNIMKIEVVKKDNLVETDKRLLKLAKENMAKIYFDEIDVLIIDRIGKDISGDGMDPNITGRYPTPYAYGGPSVSKMVVLDLTEHTYGNANGMGTADFATRKLADKINFEATYVNGLTSTVVTPTHLPTILENDMDAIKAAIKTCNAFDITKAKIVRIKDTLHLNEIYISESLLPEAEKNKNIEILSNLTEMPFDSNGNLETFDL
- a CDS encoding altronate dehydratase family protein, whose product is MDAIKINKKDNVAVLLRDVKKGETILINNSQINVLEDIKSGYKIALDDIKSGKQIIKYGFPIGRAKADIRKGSHVHIHNIETNLGEILDYKYNPIKIEKGGKVINAPGKSFQGFRRDDGKAGVRNEIWIIPTVGCINRIAELLAKESSKRFIDIINIDGFYALTHPYGCSQIGEDLLSTQKILASLTNHPNAAGVLILGLGCENNHIEAFKKVLNDYNPDRVKFMTCQDVEDELEEGLLLIKELVNYASQFKREAIDVGELIVGLKCGGSDGFSGITANPIIGEFSDILIALGGSTILTEVPEMFGAETILMERAIDKHVFEKIVKLINNFKKYFIFHNQPIYENPSTGNIEGGISTLEEKSLGCTQKGGSSLVVDVLDYGDTLTKNGLNLLNAPGNDGVSTTALAAAGCHIILFSTGRGTPFGTIVPTFKISTNSVLYKRKKNWIDFDAGRLLSGETKKALADELFSLVIDVASGRLTKAEEIGFKEIVIFKKGVTV